Part of the Pseudomonadota bacterium genome is shown below.
CTCCGGGTGCAGGAAAACGGGGAAATCCTTGCCGACTTGCCGAAATCCGGCAGCCTGCATGTCGGTTGGGGTGGCGCCGACCACCACCCAGTCCCGGTCTGCTACAGGCAAGTTCAGCGCGGCGTCTCGGACGGCGCCGCCCACCAGAAAGGTCTCCATGGGATGAGTGTGACGTGCACGGAATGACGCTGTCCAGAGCGCTGGCGCTGTGCGCCGTGTGCAGCGCTTTGGCGGGGTGCAGCACGGTCGGATATTACGCGCAGGCGGTCGGCGGCCACATGGCGCTGATGCGCGCGCGCGTGCCCGTTGAGGAGGCCATGGCCGACCCCGCACTCGCGCCGGCGCTGCGGGCCAAGCTGGCGAGCGCGCAGGACGCCCGCCGCTTCGCCATCGAGACGCTCGGCCTGCCTGACAACGGCAGCTACAACACCTGGGTCGACCTCGGCCGCCCGGCGGTCACCTGGAACGTCGTGGCAACGCACCGGTTCTCGGTCGAGCCGGAGCGCTGGTGCTTCCCGGTGGCCGGTTGCCTGAGCTACCGCGGCTACTTTGCCCGCGACGACGCGCTGCGCTACGCCGACCGCCTCGCCGCGCAGGGCCTCGACACCACGGTCACCGGTGCGACAGCCTACTCCAGCCTCGGGTGGTTCAAGGACCCGCTGGTCAGCACCATGTTTCGGGGTGACGACACCGCCCTGGCGGGTGTGTTGTTTCACGAGCTGGCGCACCAGCAGCTCTACGTCGGTGACGACAGCAGCTTCAATGAGTCGTTCGCGAGTTTCGTGGAACTGGCTGGCGTGGAGGCCTGGTTGCAGCAGGTGTCACGACCGGAACTGCTCGAGCCCTGGCTCGCACGCCGCGATCGGCGCGCCGACTTCATTGCGCTGCTCGCGGTGGCGCGTGCCGATCTCGCTGCACTCTACCGCGGGGGCGGGGACGACGCGGCACTCGCCGAGGGCAAGGCGGCGGCGTTTGCGCAGCTGCGGTCGGACTACGCCGAACTCAAGGCGCGGTGGGGGGGCTATCCCGGCTACGACCACTGGTTCTCCAAGCCGCTCAACAATGCCCGCCTCGCGGGCGTCGGCACCTACACTCAGTGGGTGGGTGCCTTCGAAGCGTTGTTCGATCAGTCGGATCGGGATTTCCAGGCGTTTTTTGCTGCGGCTGCCAAGTTGGCGGCCTTGCCACCAGATCTGCGTCGGGCGCGGCTGACCGCGCTGTCGACGCACCGGGACGGGTGAAGATGACATCGCGAGTGAGCGTTTTGATCTTGTCGGACACGCACGGGCATGTGCACGACAACATCGCGCGGTTGTCGGAACGCATGGACTGGGTGGTGCATTGCGGCGATATCGGCGATGCACACGTGCTCGGTAAATTGCAGCCACGGCACCGCATTGTCAGCGTGTTCGGCAACAACGAGGCGCCCTCGCGCGTCAGCGCCGAGGACAGCCGCTTGTTCGACAGCCTGCCCGAACACGCTGAACTGACCCTGCCGGGCGGTGTGCTGGCTGTGGTGCACGGCCACCGGCAGAACCCGGCGCGGCGCCGCCACGAGTTGCTGAGGAAGCGCTTCCCTGCAGCGCGGGCCATCGCCTACGGTCACAGCCACAAGCTGGTGTTGGACCACAGCCAGCCGCCGGCCGTGGTCAACCCCGGTGCGGCCGGGCGGGATCGCACCTTCGGCGGCCCGAGTTGTCTGGTGCTGCAGGCCGCGGAACAGGGCTGGTTTTTCAGCTCGCACCGCTTTTCCCTGAAGCGAGAACGCCGTCGGCGGTGAACAGCGTTGCGCGACCCGGTGGCGCGTCGACCGGCGCCGTGGCCAGACCGTGTTTGGTTTTTCTAACCAAATTGGCTCAATTTAATCACGGCAAAGTGGCGTGAATAGAGCTACAAAATACAGATAGGAACGAGAATCAGTTGCAAGTTGCAACGTTTGAATTTCAGTTGTATTTTCTTACCACGCGCCGCGAACGCGCCGACAGGGCCTCGACCCGGGCGCGCATCCGTGACGGATTGATGGCTTTCAGTTGAGGCAGAGCGTGACCGACCGCCGCAGAGGAATGGCCCGCACGGGGTCAAGGCAAGTGCTTTTGTGCATTGTGCTGGTCTCGGCTGTGCTCGGGCTGGCGGTGGGGCTCGCCGAAACGCAGTGGCGCGCGGCCCGCAGCAGTGTGGCGTTGCAGACCTCGCTCGACACCCTGCTCGTTGATCTCAACAAGCTCGTTGCCCGGCGCGCCAGCTCCGAACGTATCCAGTCCACCCTCAACGGTTTCGCTTCTGGCGCGGGACTCGAGTGGCTGACCTACCGCATCGGCGAGAAGCGCTGGGACGTCTTGTCGCTCGGCGCCGAGACGATCAAGGCGATGGCCAGTGACCAGACCCTCGCGCGCACGCTGCCCGGCTCGGCGGCCTCACTCGAAACGCGCATGCCTGACAGCGCGCCCTGGGACATCCTCTGGCCGGTGGTTGCAGCCACCTTTGGCGGGGCCGTCGCGCTGCTCTGGCTCGGTCTGTTCGGCCCGCTGCAACGCGTCCTGGGTCAGCCCGTGGCCTCGAACGACCCGGTGGTTGAACCGGTGGCGGCGTATGCGCGACTGGCGTTGATGCCCCGGGTGTTCGAGTCGGGCCGCGCGCTGCTCGAGCGCGTGCAGGCGCGTGCGCCGCGAGCACAGACGGCGGCTGTCGACGTCAACACCGAAGACGTCGACTCGGCTTGGGAGGTGTTGCGACTGCGCCAGCAATACACTGATCTGCTGCACAACACCGCCGAGAAAGTGCGGCGCGCCGAGCGCAAGTCCACCTTGCGGCACATCGTCGAGAAGGTCTGCCATGAAGTGCGCAACCCCATGGCGAGCATGCAGACGACGTTGACCCACATTCAGCTCGAGGTCGGCAGTTCATCGCTGCCGATGCAGCGGGCCACACGTCGGCTTGAACGCGACATCGGTCGGATCGAGTACCACCTCGGAGATTTGCTGCAATTCAGCGACGCGTACCAGCACCGTGATGAGGTGATCGATGTGGCGGACGCCTTGCACCGCCTGGCGCGGACCCTGACACCGCACGCCGACATCAGCGTGCGGGTGGTGAGCGACGTGGACAACCAGGTGCAGGTCGATGCGGCCCGCTTGAACAGCGCCTTGATGCACGTCTACGACAACGCGCTGTTGGCGGTGCTGGAGCGCATTCGGAGCGACTCGACGCACCTTGGCGAAGTGGTCTTTCGCAGCTGGTCCCGCGGTGGGCGCGTGCTCATCGCGGTTGACGACAACGGCGTGGGGTTGAACGAGAGCGAGGCCGAGCGTGTGTTCGAACCGCTCTACACCACGCGGCCCAAGGGCTTTGGGCTGGGCCTGGCCATGACCAAGCGCTTTGTCGACCACTACGGTGGGTCGGTGCGTGCGGTGCCTACGGCCACCGGCACCCGGGTCGAGCTGTCGCTGCCCTGCAGGCTCGGCATGGCGCCCCCCGTGCCCGCGGAATTGCCGCACGCCGCAGTAGAGAACTGAGCGTGCGCCGCGCTAGAAGCGCACCAGGCGGATTCGCGGACCGGCGGCAAATCGGAGTGTGCCGAGGTCGATGACCTGCGAGGCGCCGCCCGCACTCACCGTGAGCGTGCGCGCACCCGGGGGCACCGGGACCCGCCAGAGTTCCAGCCGGGCCGGCAAGCCGTACCACCCGCGGGTGTCCGCCACTTCGGACACCAGGATTGCAAAGGCCAACAACTGCGTGGCGAGGTTGTCGCTGGTGCGCAGCTCCTCTGCCACCTGGCTCTTGACCGCCAAACGCATCCCCTGGCGCAACAGCAAGCGTCCGGCGCGCGCGTCGAGCGAGGCGCGCGCAAGGCCGTCGATGTCGCTGCGCGCGGTCTCCGCCGGTGGCAGCGCGTCGGTGTCGAAGGCGACGCGCGTGGCGGCTGGTGTCGGTCGGTGGTTCGGGTAGGCCGGGAAGGCGATCTGCCAGTCGATGCCGTTGTGCAGGTGGCTCGAGAACTTGCGCGACACCTGGCCGCTTGAGACCACGAGGACGAGTTCGCCGTGCGCGGCCTCGTGCGCGGCCGCCAGGTCCGGCGGCACCGGTGGCCGGGCTTCGCCGCTGCCGAGCTGGCGTGCCAGTCGCGCGGTCGTCGCGGGCAAGGTGTCCGGCGGCAGCGAGCGGGCGGCGACGTAGGCGTCGTTGATCTGGCCGGCGAGTTCGAAACTGAGTGCGATCAGCGCGCGCGTCACGTTTGCGGCAGCGAGCTCGTTGTCGCCGGCCTGCAAGCGCTGTGTCGCCCGCCGCGCCTCGACGGCGGCGCTCTCGGCGTTGCCGGCGAGCAGGAAACTCAGCATGGCGTAGCTGTGTGCAAGCAGGCGCTCGCTCGATTCACCGGTGTAGCGTGTGGTGGCCTCGCTGGTCAGCAGGGCCCGTGCTTCATCGCGCAGACTGATGCGGTCCTGTTCGTCGATGTAGTCGACCGCGGCGACGAAGCTCTGCGCCGCGGCGTCGAAAGCGTTGCTGTGCAGCGCCACCGTGCCCCGTTCGAGCAGGTAGACCAGGCGGTCGCGCTCGGGCACCTCGGCCTCGGCCGACTCGAGTGCGACCAGCGCGCCCGCGGAGTCGCCACCGTGGTGCAGTGCCCGCGCCTGGTCGAGCACCGGCGTTGCGCAGCCGACCAGACACAGCACGGCGCCAAGCGCGGCGAGGTGAAACCCCGTCCGGCGCGGTGGGAGGGTGCGCACTACCAGCCGATGATCGGCCGTGAGGATTCGCGAGCGAGCTCGGCCTTGTCGGCCCAGCGAATCTCACCGGTCTGGATGTCGGTCAACTCGAGGTTCAGGCTGTAGTAGACGAGTTTCTTGCGGTTCAAGCGCCACTGGCGCGGTTGCTTTTTTTCGATCGACCGCAGGCTGCCTGCGAGGATCAGATCGGCGCCGAGCTTGCGGGCGCTGGCGGCACGCTCGGCGGTGGCGCCCTGCTCGGCGAGTTCGGCCTTGAGGTTGGCGCGCTGCTCGCGGCTGATGAAGCGGTAGCGCCCGGATTGCAGTAAGGCAAGGCGGATGTCGTCGGTGATACCGGCGGTGCTGATGTGCTCGCTGGTTTCGTTGGCGACGTCGTACACGACCAGCACGGGCGCATCGCCACCGCTGTAGGCGGCGCGGCTCAGCAGGCTGTCGGTGAGGTCTTTGACGATCGCGTTCTTGTCCGAGAAGCTGTACTGCGCGTCGTACTGGATGTCGCTGGTGGGGTCGATGGACCGCGTGGTGGCCGCGCACCCGGCGAGTGACACCACGGTCACGGCGAGCAGCGCGGTGGCGGTGCGTTTCAGAGTCGTAGACATGGAGGCATTCCCAACTGAACCAAAGGTGAATGGGCGGCGCGCAGCGCCGGGCCCGTGTGGTGCGCATCGGCGGCGTTCAAACGGCCGGGCGCCTCAGACGATCATAGTGTCTGATCTGCCAGATGACGCGCAGGCCGAGTCCGATCGAGCTGATCGTCAGCCCGATGATCAGGCCGTACCACAGACCGGCGACGCCGAGCCCCACGCCGTGCGCGAGCCAGAAGCCCAGGCCGAAGGCCACGCACCAGTAGGAGAACGCGTTGATCAGCATCGGCGCCCGCGTGTCGTGCAAGCCGCGCAGGATCCCGAACATGGTTGCCTGCATGCCGTCCGACAACTGAAAGACCGCGGCGAGCACCAGGAGTTGCGCCGCGAGCGCGCGCAGCGCGGGATCGGGTGTGTAGAGCGCGGCAATCGGGTCCCGGAATGCCCAGAGCAGCAGGGCCGTGAATCCGGCGAGCACGCAAGTCAACAGAAACCCGGCGACAGCCCGCAAGCGCACCGCGGGCCCGAAGCCGCGGCCGTGGACGCGGCCCACGCGGGCGGTCAGGGCGAGCGACAAGCCGAGCGGCAACATGTACGCAAAAGACGTCGCACCGATCGCAATGTTGTGTGCGCCCATGGGCAGCACACCTAGCGCACCCGCCTGCATCGCCGTGGCCGAGAAGAGGCCCGCCTCGAACAGCAAGGCGAGGTAGATCGGCAGCGACAGGGACAACAGCGCGCCGATGGCCTGTCGGTCGGGCGGGCTGTAGCGGGCGAACACGCCGTACTTCGCCATGCGCGGCCCGGCAATCCACCACAGCAGGACCGCCGCCATGCTCCACTGGACCGCTGTGGTCGCCCAGCCGATGCCGGCCAACCCGAGTTCGGGCAGGCCAAACCAACCCAGTCCCAGTCCCAGGTCGGCGACGATGTTGATGCCGAGGCCGATCGCCTGGGCCCAGAGCATCACGCCGGTCCGGCCGTCGGCCTCGCAGACGTTGCGTGCCGCGATCACGATGGCTGCTGCTGGCAGGCTGAACGCCGCGGGCACCAGGTACTCCGGCACGCGCGCCGCCAGACGGGGGTCGAGCGGGGTGAGGTGGAGCACCTGGGCGAGCACCAGCAGGGCCGCGGTCACTGTGACGCCCAACGCAAGGGCCAACCACAGTCCCTGGCGTGTGAGTTCCCCGACCTCGCTTCGGCGGCGCTCGCCAAGCAGCGTGGCGATGCTCGGCGACAGCCCCGCGAGCAAACCGATGCAGGCGATCAGGCCGATGAACCACATCGCTGCACCGAGGCCGCTGGCGGCGAGTTCCTCCGACCCGATGCGGCCGGCGACCAGGGTGTCAACGAGCCCGTTGCTGACTTGCAGTATCTGTGCACCGATCAGCGGCAACGCCACGGCGAGCGTGCGCTTGAGTTCGGATCGCAATTGCTGAGTGAACATGACGGGCGGTCACGCCGTGGCGGGCCGCGAAGTGTAGCAGTCGACTGGGCCGCCAGCGCGCGTGGCCCGCTGTGCTCGGCGGTGCTCAGTCGCGTTCAAGCACCGTGATGCGGGTGCTGTGCTGCAGCGTGCCCGAAGCGGTGCCGAGCTCGATCCGGAGCCTGAAGGTGTCGTGGCTGTGGCCGTGGTCGGGGTGGTAGGTTGCGGGCTCCACGGTCATCGGCCCTTCTGACTCGACCCGCACCTGCGTGCCGCCGGTGCACACCGTCGCGTGCGTCGCGTCCTCGAGATGCACGTCGCAATCCGGGTGCAGAAACAGGGTGGCGGTGCACGGCTGGTCCGCCCCGCCGTGCACGGTGTCGTGCAGGGTCAGGGTGTCTGGCGTCGCCTCGAACGTGCGTTCGTGCACCGGCGCGCCCGACAGGCGGGTGTAGCCGTCGTGCGCGCCCTGCAGCGTGAAGCCGTGATCGGTCACGGTGTGACGGCATGCGGTGATGCGTGCACGGCGTCCCACGCGGAAGGATTTCCAGAACTCACTCTGGTCCTCCTCGGCGATCGAGACCGTGCTGTGCGCAGGGGTCGAGCGGGAGTAGGCGCGCATCGGCCCGTCCTGGTACTCGAACACTCCCGGGTCGGTGAACACGCGTTGTCCGGCGATGCTCCATTCGAAACTCAGGGCGTCGCCGTGGCCGTGTGCAGGCAGGAAATCCGGTGCCAGGGCTGCGCAATCGACCAACAGAAGGTCGCGCGCGTGACGCAGGCCGTAGTAGCCGCTGCTCGGCAGTGCGATCAGTGCGCTTGGCTCGATCTCTTCAGCAAACACCGCGCGCCAGGCGTTGAGCACGTCCTCGGGTTGGTAGGCGAAATACAGGCCTGCATCGTTGAACAGACTCACGCCGCCGTCGGGGTGATGAAACTCGGCCGTGACCTGCGCCATGTCGGCGAGCCGCGCGGCCAACTCGGTTTTCAGCTCGCCTTCGTGCAAGGCGGTGTAGCTCTCGAGGAAGTCCACCATGACCTGGTTGTGGTACGTCGGGCTCAGTTCGTAGTGCATGCCATCGGCCAGCACCTGTTCGTCGAGCTCCTGTTTCAGCAGCGACTCGCCCAGTGCACGCCACCGGTCCGCTTCGGGGCCATCAAAGTAGCGACTGCCCCAGAGCAAGGCCTTGACGTTCTTCAACAGGTGGTTCCCGCCCAGGTCGACCTCGAGGTTGCTCTCGAGAAAGCGCAGTTGGGCCAGCAGTGACCCGTGCACCCGCGTGCGCTGTGCCTCGTCCAGCGGCAGGCGGTCGGACGCCAGCAGCTGCATCCAGACCACGATACGCAACGAGAGGGTGTAGCTGTTCCAGGTGTCCAACCAGTAGTTCGGAACGTAGGGTTTCACCTGCTCGATCCAATCGAGCACGACGTCACGCGCCAGCGGGCCGGGCAGCGCCTCGAGGAACTCGTGGTAGTGCAGGGTCAGCAGCCAGAGCAGTTTCTTGCGGTGCAGCTCGTCCGGGCGCCAGGCGAAGGGCAGCGCAAAGGCCCGTTCGATGTTGAGAAAGCGCACGGTGACGTCGGCGTCGCCGTAGCCGACCACGTGGTGCAGTCGGTCGGGCATGATTGGCTGGACCGGGTTGGGCGACAGCGGCACGCCGCTCGGGTCGTGCCAGGCGACTGCGTTGGCACGCGCCGGCGTCATCCAGCGCACGAGCAGCTTGCGCTTGGCCGTGAGCCGCAGCCGGTGCCAGAGCTGGATGGGGCGCGTGTGCTTCACGGCGTGCCACAGCAGTCTCAGTTTCTCCAGCGTCACGGGGCTCCCCTCGGCGGTGTCGGGCAAACGGCGCTGCACCGAGCCTAGCAGCCCGGGGGCGACAGCTCGGCTGTGCGCGGTGGCCTCGCCACGACGGCTCGGGCGTCGCGGCACCCACACCCGCGTGTCGGCGCCGTGGGTGACAGCTTGAGCCCGGTGAGCGGGCCTCAGTCCGGAAACTCGCCCAGCCAATCCCTGTTCGTGAGGAAATAGTCGGTCAGGCGCGCTTCTTCGGAGCCCGCGTCGGCCTGGCGGTTGTAGCGCCAGCGCACCTCCGGCGGCATTGACATCAGGATGGACTCGGTGCGGCCGCCGGATTGCAGTCCGAACAGCGTGCCGCGGTCCCAGACCAGGTTGAACTCGACATAGCGACCGCGGCGCAGCAGCTGGAAATCACGTTCGCGCTCGCCGTAGGGTGTGTCCCGGCGACGCTCGGCGATGGGCACGTACGCGGGCAGGAAGTGGTCGCCGACCGACTGCATGAACGCAAACGCGGTGTCGAATCCCGACGCCGTGTAGTCGTCGAAGAACAACCCGCCGACGCCGCGCGGCTCATTGCGGTGCTTGAGGTGGAAGTACGCATCGCACTGCGCCTTGAGCGTCGCGTAGTCCGCATCCTCGAACGGGGCACAGGCGTTGCGTGCCGTACGGTGCCAGTGCACGCAGTCGTCGGTGAAGCCGTAGTACGGCGTGAGGTCGAAGCCCCCCCCGAACCACCACACCGGCGCGCCCTCGCGTGGGTGTGCGAGGAAAAAGCGCACATTGGCGTGGCTGGTCGGCACGTAGGGGTTTTGCGGGTGCAACACCAGGGAAACCCCCATGGCCTCGAACGGCGCACCGGCGAGCTCGGGCCGGTTGGCCGTCGCCGACGGGGGCAGGGTGTCTCCCGTGACGTGCGAGAAATTCACACCGGCCTGCTCGAACAGTGCGCCGCTGCTCAGCACGCGCGAGCGTCCGCCGCCGCCGGCGTCGCGTGCCCAGTCGTCCTCGTGGAACGGCGTCCCGTCCAGGCGAGTGAGTGTGCTGCACACCGTATCCTGCAAGCCACGCAGGTAGTCGCGCACCGCGCGTGAATCGAGGGTTTCAGACATGTGGGCATTGTACGTGTCACCAGGCGCGTCGGTGGAGGATGAGTTTTTTCCGACAACGCCGCGCGCTGATGGCATCATGCGCATCCCCCGTTGCCCCCAATCACCTGAGCGTTGCCATGGCCTCCCTGTTGCCCGATCTCGATCCCGAAGGACTCCTGGAGTACTCCGTTGTGTTTACCGACCGGTCGGTGAACCACATGTCACAGCGGTTTCAAGGGGCCATGAACGACATCCAGTCCTGGCTGGTCGAGGCCTACGCCGCTGAGACGGCGGTGCTGGTGCCCGGCGGCGGCAGTGTCGCGATGGAGTCCGTGGCACGCCAGCTCATGACCGGCAAGCGCTGCCTCGTGATCCGCAACGGCTTCTTCAGCTACCGGTGGTCTCAGATCTTCGAGATGGGCGCAATCCCCGCCAGCGAGACCGTGCTGCGCGCCCGGCAACTCGGTAACGAGCGGACCTCGCCGTTCACACCGCCGCCGATCGCTGAGGTGCTCGATCAGATCGCGCGCGAACGGCCGGACGTCGTCGTGGCCCCGCACGTGGAAACCTCCGCCGGCATGTTGTTGCCGGACGACTACCTCGAAGCGGTCGCGTCGGCGGTGCACGCGGTCGGTGGTCTCTTCGTGCTCGATTGTGTCGCCAGCGGTGCGGCGTGGGTGGACATGCGCGCGCGCGGCATCGACGTGCTGATCTCGGCGCCCCAGAAAGGCTGGACGTCCACACCGTGTGCTGGACTTGTCATGTTGGGTGAAGCGGGCGTGGCGGCAGTCGAGGCTTCCAGCAGTTCGAGCTTCGCGTTAGACCTCAAGAAATGGCTCACGATCATGCGGGCCTACACCGGCGGGGGACACGCTTACCACGCGACCCTGCCGACCGACGGTTTGATCACGCTGCGAGACGCCATGCACGAGGCACGCGCGGTGGGACTCGACGTGCTGCGCGACCGGCAATTCGCACTCGGCCGTGGCGTGCGCGACATCCTCGCGAGC
Proteins encoded:
- a CDS encoding metallophosphoesterase family protein: MSVLILSDTHGHVHDNIARLSERMDWVVHCGDIGDAHVLGKLQPRHRIVSVFGNNEAPSRVSAEDSRLFDSLPEHAELTLPGGVLAVVHGHRQNPARRRHELLRKRFPAARAIAYGHSHKLVLDHSQPPAVVNPGAAGRDRTFGGPSCLVLQAAEQGWFFSSHRFSLKRERRRR
- a CDS encoding MATE family efflux transporter; this translates as MFTQQLRSELKRTLAVALPLIGAQILQVSNGLVDTLVAGRIGSEELAASGLGAAMWFIGLIACIGLLAGLSPSIATLLGERRRSEVGELTRQGLWLALALGVTVTAALLVLAQVLHLTPLDPRLAARVPEYLVPAAFSLPAAAIVIAARNVCEADGRTGVMLWAQAIGLGINIVADLGLGLGWFGLPELGLAGIGWATTAVQWSMAAVLLWWIAGPRMAKYGVFARYSPPDRQAIGALLSLSLPIYLALLFEAGLFSATAMQAGALGVLPMGAHNIAIGATSFAYMLPLGLSLALTARVGRVHGRGFGPAVRLRAVAGFLLTCVLAGFTALLLWAFRDPIAALYTPDPALRALAAQLLVLAAVFQLSDGMQATMFGILRGLHDTRAPMLINAFSYWCVAFGLGFWLAHGVGLGVAGLWYGLIIGLTISSIGLGLRVIWQIRHYDRLRRPAV
- a CDS encoding alginate lyase family protein — protein: MTLEKLRLLWHAVKHTRPIQLWHRLRLTAKRKLLVRWMTPARANAVAWHDPSGVPLSPNPVQPIMPDRLHHVVGYGDADVTVRFLNIERAFALPFAWRPDELHRKKLLWLLTLHYHEFLEALPGPLARDVVLDWIEQVKPYVPNYWLDTWNSYTLSLRIVVWMQLLASDRLPLDEAQRTRVHGSLLAQLRFLESNLEVDLGGNHLLKNVKALLWGSRYFDGPEADRWRALGESLLKQELDEQVLADGMHYELSPTYHNQVMVDFLESYTALHEGELKTELAARLADMAQVTAEFHHPDGGVSLFNDAGLYFAYQPEDVLNAWRAVFAEEIEPSALIALPSSGYYGLRHARDLLLVDCAALAPDFLPAHGHGDALSFEWSIAGQRVFTDPGVFEYQDGPMRAYSRSTPAHSTVSIAEEDQSEFWKSFRVGRRARITACRHTVTDHGFTLQGAHDGYTRLSGAPVHERTFEATPDTLTLHDTVHGGADQPCTATLFLHPDCDVHLEDATHATVCTGGTQVRVESEGPMTVEPATYHPDHGHSHDTFRLRIELGTASGTLQHSTRITVLERD
- a CDS encoding aminopeptidase codes for the protein MTLSRALALCAVCSALAGCSTVGYYAQAVGGHMALMRARVPVEEAMADPALAPALRAKLASAQDARRFAIETLGLPDNGSYNTWVDLGRPAVTWNVVATHRFSVEPERWCFPVAGCLSYRGYFARDDALRYADRLAAQGLDTTVTGATAYSSLGWFKDPLVSTMFRGDDTALAGVLFHELAHQQLYVGDDSSFNESFASFVELAGVEAWLQQVSRPELLEPWLARRDRRADFIALLAVARADLAALYRGGGDDAALAEGKAAAFAQLRSDYAELKARWGGYPGYDHWFSKPLNNARLAGVGTYTQWVGAFEALFDQSDRDFQAFFAAAAKLAALPPDLRRARLTALSTHRDG
- a CDS encoding penicillin-binding protein activator LpoB, with protein sequence MSTTLKRTATALLAVTVVSLAGCAATTRSIDPTSDIQYDAQYSFSDKNAIVKDLTDSLLSRAAYSGGDAPVLVVYDVANETSEHISTAGITDDIRLALLQSGRYRFISREQRANLKAELAEQGATAERAASARKLGADLILAGSLRSIEKKQPRQWRLNRKKLVYYSLNLELTDIQTGEIRWADKAELARESSRPIIGW
- a CDS encoding alanine--glyoxylate aminotransferase family protein, translated to MASLLPDLDPEGLLEYSVVFTDRSVNHMSQRFQGAMNDIQSWLVEAYAAETAVLVPGGGSVAMESVARQLMTGKRCLVIRNGFFSYRWSQIFEMGAIPASETVLRARQLGNERTSPFTPPPIAEVLDQIARERPDVVVAPHVETSAGMLLPDDYLEAVASAVHAVGGLFVLDCVASGAAWVDMRARGIDVLISAPQKGWTSTPCAGLVMLGEAGVAAVEASSSSSFALDLKKWLTIMRAYTGGGHAYHATLPTDGLITLRDAMHEARAVGLDVLRDRQFALGRGVRDILASRGVASVAAPGFEAPGVVVCFTDQPDWHNGSAFARAGVQIAAGVPLQVGERSDYLSFRIGLFGLDKLVDVDGAVDRFAAALDRVAA
- a CDS encoding HAMP domain-containing sensor histidine kinase, coding for MLLCIVLVSAVLGLAVGLAETQWRAARSSVALQTSLDTLLVDLNKLVARRASSERIQSTLNGFASGAGLEWLTYRIGEKRWDVLSLGAETIKAMASDQTLARTLPGSAASLETRMPDSAPWDILWPVVAATFGGAVALLWLGLFGPLQRVLGQPVASNDPVVEPVAAYARLALMPRVFESGRALLERVQARAPRAQTAAVDVNTEDVDSAWEVLRLRQQYTDLLHNTAEKVRRAERKSTLRHIVEKVCHEVRNPMASMQTTLTHIQLEVGSSSLPMQRATRRLERDIGRIEYHLGDLLQFSDAYQHRDEVIDVADALHRLARTLTPHADISVRVVSDVDNQVQVDAARLNSALMHVYDNALLAVLERIRSDSTHLGEVVFRSWSRGGRVLIAVDDNGVGLNESEAERVFEPLYTTRPKGFGLGLAMTKRFVDHYGGSVRAVPTATGTRVELSLPCRLGMAPPVPAELPHAAVEN
- the hemF gene encoding oxygen-dependent coproporphyrinogen oxidase; translated protein: MSETLDSRAVRDYLRGLQDTVCSTLTRLDGTPFHEDDWARDAGGGGRSRVLSSGALFEQAGVNFSHVTGDTLPPSATANRPELAGAPFEAMGVSLVLHPQNPYVPTSHANVRFFLAHPREGAPVWWFGGGFDLTPYYGFTDDCVHWHRTARNACAPFEDADYATLKAQCDAYFHLKHRNEPRGVGGLFFDDYTASGFDTAFAFMQSVGDHFLPAYVPIAERRRDTPYGERERDFQLLRRGRYVEFNLVWDRGTLFGLQSGGRTESILMSMPPEVRWRYNRQADAGSEEARLTDYFLTNRDWLGEFPD